A stretch of the Gossypium hirsutum isolate 1008001.06 chromosome D07, Gossypium_hirsutum_v2.1, whole genome shotgun sequence genome encodes the following:
- the LOC121219356 gene encoding uncharacterized protein, whose product MYLCGGLRHTVDTCCHKNGFPPGYKSRNSTFRVHNVFEEIDADMVDSFTGYSQPVTSQGFGVTLTQEQITQLLALLPSSSNQSTNPTHSQPTPHLTNQVLATPSLTLASTEGFSLYEDDWYS is encoded by the exons ATGTACCTTTGTGGTGGTTTACGGCACACAGTGGATACTTGTTGTCATAAGAATGGATTTCCACCTGGCTATAAGTCTCGTAATTCAACCTTTCGTGTTCATAATGTGTTTGAGGAAATTGATGCAGACATGGTTGATTCTTTTACTGGATACTCTCAGCCTGTTACATCACAAGGTTTTGGTGTTACTTTGACTCAGGAGCAGATAACTCAGCTGTTAGCATTGCTTCCTTCTTCTTCGAACCAATCAACCAATCCCACTCACTCACAACCTACACCACACCTCACCAACCAAGTCCTGGCTACTCCATCTCTCACCCTTGCTTCTACTGAAG GCTTTTCCCTCTATGAAGATGATTGGTACAGCTAG